A DNA window from Melospiza georgiana isolate bMelGeo1 chromosome 22, bMelGeo1.pri, whole genome shotgun sequence contains the following coding sequences:
- the ALPL gene encoding alkaline phosphatase, tissue-nonspecific isozyme, with the protein MKALLVLLLLAQLCSASLVPEREKDPEYWRRQAQETLRNALRLQRLNQNVAKNLILFLGDGMGVSTVTAARILKGQLHGQGEESLLEMDKFPFVALAKTYNTNAQVPDSAGTATAYLCGVKANEGTLGVSAGVTRDRCNTTKGQEVTSILRWAKEAGKAVGIVTTTRVTHATPSAAYAHSANRDWYSDGEMPPDALEGGCKDIARQLVENIPDIEVILGGGRKYMYPRNASDVEYPHEEKQRGTRLDGRNLVQAWREAKPRGKVAEYVWHRRGLLALNLTRVDFLLGLFEPGDMMYELDRNNDTDPSLSEMVSVAIRMLQKNPRGFFLLVEGGRIDHGHHEGKAKQALHEAVELDRAIGLATRLTSTQDTLSVVTADHSHVFTFGGYTPRGNPIFGLAPMQSDVDRKPFTSILYGNGPGYKIVAGERENVSAVDFAHADYQAQSAVPLRQETHGGEDVAVFARGPMAHLLHGVHEQNYIPHAMAYAACIGSNRGHCNAAARAATPLLLPFLGLLLLLLLC; encoded by the exons ATGAAGGCTCtgctcgtcctcctcctcctcgcccaGCTCTGCTCGGCATCGCTGGTCCCGG agagggagaaggaCCCCGAGTACTGGCGGCGGCAGGCGCAGGAGACCCTGAGGAACGCGCTGCGGCTCCAGCGCCTCAACCAGAACGTGGCCAAGAACCTCATCCTGTTCCTGGGGGACG GAATGGGCGTCTCCACGGTCACGGCCGCCCGCATCCTCAAAGGGCAGCTGCACGGGCAGGGCGAGGAGAGCCTGCTGGAGATGGACAAGTTCCCCTTCGTGGCCCTGGCCAAG ACCTACAACACCAACGCCCAGGTGCCCGACAGCGCGGGCACGGCCACCGCCTACCTCTGCGGGGTCAAAGCCAacgaggggacactgggggtcAGCGCCGGCGTCACCCGGGACCGCTGCAACACCACCAAGGGCCAGGAGGTGACCTCCATCCTCCGCTGGGCCAAGGAGGCAG GCAAGGCCGTGGGCATCGTCACCACCACGCGCGTGACCCACGCCACGCCCAGCGCCGCCTACGCCCACTCTGCCAACCGCGACTGGTACTCGGATGGGGAGATGCCCCCCGACGCCCTGGAGGGGGGCTGCAAGGACATCGCCCGGCAGCTGGTGGAGAACATCCCTGACATCGAG GTGATCCTGGGTGGAGGGCGGAAATACATGTACCCCAGAAATGCCAGTGACGTGGAGTATCCCCACGAGGAGAAGCAGCGGGGCACCCGCCTGGACGGCCGGAACCTGGTGCAGGCGTGGCGGGAGGCCAAGCCCCGCGGCAAG gttGCTGAGTACGTGTGGCACCGGCGAGGGCTGCTGGCGCTCAACCTCACCCGTGTTGACTTCCTGCTGG gcctCTTCGAGCCAGGGGACATGATGTACGAGCTGGACAGGAACAATGATACAGACCCGTCCCTCAGCGAGATGGTGTCCGTGGCCATCAGGATGCTCCAGAAAAACCCCCGAGGGTTCTTCCTCCTGGTTGAAG GCGGCCGCATCGACCACGGGCACCACGAGGGGAAGGCGAAGCAGGCGCTGCACGAGGCCGTGGAGCTGGACAGGGCCATCGGGCTGGCCACGCGCCTCACGTCCACCCAGGACACGCTCAGTGTCGTCACCGCCGACCACTCGCACGTGTTCACCTTTGGAGGCTACACCCCCCGAGGGAACCCCATCTTTG GTCTGGCCCCGATGCAGAGCGACGTGGATCGCAAACCCTTCACCTCCATCCTCTACGGCAACGGCCCCGGCTATAAAATCGTGGCGGGCGAGCGAGAAAACGTCTCTGCCGTGGATTTCG cccacGCCGACTACCAGGCGCAGTCGGCCGTGCCGCTGCGGCAGGAGACCCACGGCGGCGAGGACGTGGCCGTGTTCGCCCGCGGGCCCATGGCCCACCTGCTGCACGGCGTGCACGAGCAGAACTACATCCCCCACGCCATGGCCTACGCCGCCTGCATCGGCTCCAACCGAGGCCACTGCAacgccgccgcccgcgccgccaccccgctcctcctgcccttcctcggcctcctcctcctcctcctcctctgctaa
- the RAP1GAP gene encoding rap1 GTPase-activating protein 1 has product MAQQRHAIPPPLKTEEDYIPYPSVHEVLGREGPFPLILLPQFGGYWIEGTNHQLSGAPNSPPTPVPGTRAKLEGNHTAKIYRKHFLGKEHFNYYSLDPALGHLVFSLKYDEQEQLHLLLRTRARTLHDVVPISCLAEFPNVVQMAKLVCEDVNVDRFYPVLYPKASRLILAFDEHVLSNHFKFGVIYQKLGQTSEEELFGTTEESPAFAEFLDVLGQRVQLRDFKGFRGGLDVTHGQTGSESVYCHFRDKEIMFHVSTKLPYTEGDAQQLQRKRHIGNDIVAIVFQDENTPFVPDMIASNFLHAFVVVQLEQGGAQGTFYKVSVTARDDVPFFGPPLPDPAVFRKGPEFQEFLLTKLINAEYACYRAEKFAKLEERTRAALLETLHEELQARSQAMLGLSPDDERPDNGGTAPGFFESFKSLLVPGSRRGRRGSAIGLGSVEEALLVPGKSPSRRRPGPLGSRRSSAIGIESIQEAPAGRDGPAAADGSSSTHSSPESRRNPDRAEKPEPPDFSRSSSSASSFGSAAEEPGEPGRESRSPSGSHRDAFTDTPWPDEPPGTPPGRRPPDSPCPEIKIQLEQPPQNPGS; this is encoded by the exons atggCCCAGCAGCGCCATGCCATCCCCCCGCCTCTCAAG ACGGAGGAGGATTACATCCCCTACCCCAGCGTGCACGAG GTGCTGGGCCGGGAGGGGCCGTTCCCCCTCATCCTCCTGCCGCAGTTCGGGGGTTACTGGATTGAGGGCACCAACCACCAGCTGAGCGGGGCCCCCAACTCGCCCCCCACGCCCGTGCCCGGCACCCGGGCAAAGCTGGAGGGCAACCACACGGCCAAGATCTACCGCAAGCACTTCCTGGGCAAG GAGCACTTCAACTACTACTCCCTGGACCCGGCGCTGGGACACCTGGTCTTCTCGCTCAAGTACGacgagcaggagcagctccacctgctgctgcg CACCCGTGCCCGCACCCTGCACGACGTGGTGCCCATCTCCTGCCTGGCCGAGTTCCCCAACGTGGTGCAGATGGCCAAG ctggTGTGCGAGGACGTCAACGTGGATCGCTTCTACCCCGTGCTCTATCCCAAG GCATCCCGCCTCATCCTCGCCTTCGATGAGCACGTGCTCAGCAACCACTTCAAATTCGGGGTCATCTACCAAAAACTGGGGCAG ACCTCCGAGGAGGAGCTTTTCGGCACCACGGAGGAGAGCCCGGCCTTCGCCGAATTCCTGGACGTGCTGGGTCAGCGGGTGCAGCTGCGGGACTTCAAGGG GTTCCGAGGGGGGCTGGATGTGACCCACGGACAGACGGGCAGCGAGTCGGTCTATTGCCACTTCCGTGACAAGGAGATCATGTTCCACGTCTCCACCAAGCTGCCCTACACCGAGGGGGACGCCCAGCAG ctgcagcGGAAGCGCCACATCGGCAACGACATCGTGGCCATCGTCTTCCAGGACGAGAACACCCCGTTCGTCCCCGACATGATCGCCTCCAACTTCCTGCACGCCTTCGTGgtggtgcagctggagcagggcggCGCCCAGGGCACCTTCTACAAG GTCTCCGTCACCGCCCGTGACGATGTGCCCTTCTTCGGCCCGCCGCTGCCCGACCCCGCTGTCTTCAGGAAG GGCCCCGAGTTCCAGGAGTTCCTGCTGACCAAGCTCATCAACGCCGAGTACGCCTGCTACCGCGCCGAGAAGTTCGCCAAGCTGGAG GAGCGGACGCGGGCGGCGCTGCTGGAGACGCTGCACGAGGAGCTGCAGGCGCGCAGCCAGGCCatgctggggctcagccccgACGATGAGCGCCCCGACAACGGCGGCACCGCCCCGGGCTTCTTCGAGTCCTTCAAG TCGCTGCTGGTGCCCGGGAGCCGCCGGGGACGCCGCGGCAGCGCCATCGGGCTGGGCTCGGTGGAAGAG GCGCTGCTGGTGCCCGGGAAGAGCCCGTCACGGCGGCGGCCCGGCCCCCTCGGCTCCCGCCGCTCCAGCGCCATCGGCATCGAGAGCATCCAGGAGGCGCCGGCCGGCAG GGACGGCCCCGCAGCCGCCGACGGCTCCAGCTCCACACACAGCTCCCCCGAGAGCCGGCGGAACCCCGACAG GGCCGAGAAGCCGGAGCCGCCGGATTTCTCCCGCTCCTCCTCCAGCGCCAGCAGCTTCGGCAGCGCCGCGGAGGAGCCCGGCGAGCCGGGACGG GAGAGCCGCTCGCCCTCGGGGAGCCACCGCGACGCCTTCACGGACACCCCCTGGCCGGATGagccccccgggacccccccaG GCCGCCGCCCGCCTGACTCCCCCTGCCCTGAGATCAAaatccagctggagcagccccccCAGAACCCG GGCTCATAG